The following coding sequences are from one Sulfitobacter sp. HNIBRBA3233 window:
- a CDS encoding MBL fold metallo-hydrolase, producing the protein MKILRWLAIACIFSGCANYEIRTAALQPVERSEQPSSLSVTFLGTTSFLIETSTEQFLLDGYLSRSRHLLTLPIQPSAERLDPLLHDLSICKSASARNLSGQNVNCLVPEHQRLSLVLTLHGHYDHVMDAPYIAGWAGAPMLLDQSAVPLWNETRRVTQNRAEEFNWPQAEASRLSLGEYVGSDAAPVPLESMKVRLFKTEHNENLISGLIEDRTPSSFRFPSPIWDMGLGHNLSVWIEHDRRRILFVGSAGKIGTVFSDADIKADVVFLSIGGLSLRPREEWDAYWSDVVRATGAKRVYLTHWDNHQKPLEAPDYRLTPTVFENHDAVYKHFRFLAAEDRVDIVFAPVAERFDPF; encoded by the coding sequence ATGAAAATACTCCGCTGGCTTGCAATCGCGTGCATATTTTCGGGATGTGCAAATTACGAAATCAGAACGGCCGCCCTGCAACCTGTTGAGCGATCCGAGCAGCCTTCCTCTCTGTCCGTTACTTTCCTTGGAACCACGTCTTTCTTGATTGAAACCTCGACTGAACAATTCTTGCTGGATGGGTATCTCAGCCGTTCTCGTCACCTGCTGACCCTCCCGATTCAGCCGTCGGCTGAACGCCTGGATCCCCTTTTGCATGACCTGTCGATCTGCAAGTCTGCGAGCGCCCGAAACCTGTCGGGCCAAAACGTAAATTGCCTCGTACCAGAACATCAGCGCCTGTCACTGGTGCTGACACTGCATGGCCATTACGACCACGTCATGGACGCCCCTTATATTGCTGGCTGGGCTGGGGCGCCTATGCTTTTGGACCAGTCTGCGGTGCCGCTTTGGAACGAAACCCGAAGAGTGACGCAAAACCGGGCCGAGGAATTCAACTGGCCTCAGGCGGAGGCCAGCCGGCTCTCACTTGGCGAATATGTAGGCTCTGACGCAGCACCGGTCCCGTTGGAGAGTATGAAGGTTCGTTTGTTCAAGACAGAGCATAACGAGAACCTTATTTCGGGCTTGATCGAAGACAGAACGCCGAGCAGTTTCCGGTTTCCCAGTCCCATCTGGGACATGGGTCTTGGTCATAACCTGTCGGTTTGGATCGAACACGATCGCAGAAGAATCCTGTTCGTTGGAAGCGCAGGAAAGATTGGGACGGTCTTTTCCGACGCAGATATCAAAGCTGATGTTGTCTTTCTGAGTATCGGCGGTCTGTCGCTGCGACCGCGTGAAGAGTGGGATGCGTATTGGTCGGATGTTGTCCGCGCGACCGGGGCCAAACGGGTCTATCTGACCCACTGGGACAATCATCAAAAACCGCTCGAAGCCCCTGACTACAGGCTCACGCCAACCGTTTTCGAGAACCATGACGCGGTTTACAAACACTTCAGGTTCCTCGCGGCGGAGGATCGGGTGGACATCGTGTTTGCGCCGGTGGCCGAACGTTTCGATCCGTTTTGA
- a CDS encoding DUF2235 domain-containing protein: MTKIHNPTGDDMLLLRSTDGQDPADHSPRSTPINVAIFFDGTGNNLNSTTNVGRLHQLVVNQDRTDNAVFYTSGVGADRTGAIGLGTGLGFRNDVEEAYGFLSDSYERPEDVIHLYGYSRGAFAARALAGLVHTVGLVDLSVLKTQKEREQFLSDLFTAYKFPARGLTARDCTAGVDRLQESIALRRCATKAVRKAYGVNVKPSGAHQDVRFSIVGLWDTVETLGLPNGTQDPDEYNHRYSDQICNMDRVLHAVSLHDNRATTYTPILMTRNRLVRDCEGARDPGVREALFDRVEEVWFAGDHGQIGGTEDLGYLSGVSLNWMLSKAADVGVNNQPLFPKHARVYEQPLDFVKDAERQDLFFQTVFKRQLRTVSLFVQPAERPVTAPLDNAEMLSTGSGRPCEVKIHTSVEHWLKARKTITSRDRQPIAKKALPMLSRKVVEKQISDLEDAKSDGCPLINIEYVD; this comes from the coding sequence GTGACCAAGATCCACAATCCGACTGGCGACGATATGCTTCTACTGCGGTCCACCGATGGCCAAGACCCCGCAGATCATTCACCGCGCAGCACCCCGATCAACGTGGCGATATTTTTCGACGGTACGGGAAACAATCTGAATTCGACCACAAATGTGGGCCGTCTTCATCAACTCGTCGTCAATCAGGATCGAACTGACAATGCGGTTTTCTACACGTCCGGTGTAGGGGCGGACAGGACTGGCGCCATTGGTCTTGGTACTGGCTTGGGATTTCGCAACGATGTTGAAGAGGCGTACGGGTTTCTGTCCGATAGCTATGAACGGCCCGAGGATGTCATCCACCTTTACGGATACTCCAGGGGCGCATTCGCGGCGCGCGCTTTGGCCGGATTGGTTCACACGGTAGGATTGGTCGATCTTTCGGTACTCAAGACCCAAAAGGAACGCGAACAGTTTTTGTCTGATCTGTTTACCGCCTATAAATTTCCGGCAAGAGGTCTAACGGCAAGGGACTGCACCGCCGGCGTGGATAGACTACAGGAGTCGATCGCCCTTCGGCGCTGCGCCACCAAAGCGGTTCGCAAAGCCTACGGGGTCAACGTCAAGCCAAGCGGCGCGCATCAGGACGTCAGGTTTTCCATCGTCGGCTTGTGGGATACGGTCGAAACTCTGGGATTGCCCAACGGCACGCAAGACCCGGACGAATACAATCACCGGTACTCTGACCAGATTTGCAATATGGACAGAGTTTTGCACGCCGTATCGCTACACGACAACAGGGCCACAACATATACGCCGATCCTGATGACCAGAAACAGGCTGGTCCGCGATTGTGAAGGGGCACGCGATCCTGGCGTTCGGGAGGCGCTTTTTGATCGGGTTGAGGAAGTCTGGTTTGCCGGCGACCATGGGCAGATCGGTGGAACCGAGGATCTAGGTTATCTGTCGGGCGTATCTCTGAACTGGATGTTGAGCAAAGCTGCCGATGTTGGTGTGAACAATCAGCCCCTGTTTCCAAAGCACGCGCGCGTGTATGAACAACCTCTGGACTTCGTGAAAGACGCAGAGCGGCAAGATCTATTTTTCCAAACGGTGTTCAAGCGGCAACTGCGTACCGTCAGCCTGTTTGTGCAACCCGCGGAGCGGCCTGTAACCGCCCCACTCGACAATGCCGAGATGTTGTCCACGGGGTCCGGGCGGCCTTGCGAGGTGAAAATACACACGTCTGTCGAGCACTGGCTGAAGGCTCGAAAAACCATTACAAGCAGGGACCGGCAGCCAATTGCCAAAAAGGCGCTGCCAATGCTGAGCCGGAAGGTCGTCGAAAAACAAATCAGCGACCTTGAAGACGCGAAATCAGATGGCTGTCCGTTGATCAACATAGAATACGTCGACTGA
- a CDS encoding LysR family transcriptional regulator, producing MKIDERHLAQLAAVVEAGGVTEGAKMLGLSQPAVSRTLSTLEKRLGEPLFLPGRRPLVPTIIGQQLAASGKVILEAGRKASEAVVGFQAGSAGTVRLGGVPFFMDAIISRMIGQFQQQEPDIRVDQSYGNLPEIQAGLRSGQLDLAVCPLGVVDAGSELQFTQILPGRNVVAARARHPLFGKKAVTTNDLLRYPWIGPLPGSPLLSDLHSILLAIGMSKINVRYTGGSLMSVLNYLEETDALTVLPQSVLFAFRQSRLFRTIPIKIPQPDRSLGFLRLKDAPVLPASEKLQRFIGVAFDDLRAIILRHENSVIWGT from the coding sequence ATGAAGATCGATGAAAGACATCTGGCCCAACTCGCCGCCGTGGTCGAGGCAGGCGGCGTCACGGAAGGGGCGAAGATGCTGGGCCTCAGCCAGCCAGCCGTTTCGCGCACATTATCGACGCTTGAAAAGCGGCTCGGTGAGCCGCTGTTTCTGCCGGGGCGCAGGCCGCTTGTGCCGACAATCATCGGCCAGCAACTGGCCGCGAGCGGCAAGGTGATCCTGGAGGCAGGGCGCAAGGCATCAGAAGCCGTCGTCGGGTTTCAGGCCGGTTCTGCCGGCACGGTGCGCCTTGGCGGTGTCCCTTTCTTCATGGATGCGATTATTTCACGTATGATCGGCCAGTTCCAACAACAGGAACCGGACATCCGCGTTGACCAGTCCTACGGGAACCTCCCGGAAATCCAAGCGGGGTTGCGATCGGGGCAACTGGATCTGGCGGTCTGTCCGCTCGGCGTGGTCGACGCCGGGTCAGAGCTGCAATTTACCCAGATCCTGCCGGGCAGAAACGTCGTTGCCGCCCGCGCAAGGCACCCCCTGTTCGGGAAAAAGGCGGTCACGACAAATGATCTGCTGCGCTATCCGTGGATCGGACCATTACCCGGCTCGCCGCTGCTGTCCGACCTGCATTCAATTCTTCTGGCCATCGGCATGAGCAAGATCAACGTCCGCTACACGGGCGGATCCCTGATGAGTGTGCTGAACTATCTGGAAGAAACAGATGCGTTGACGGTCCTGCCGCAAAGCGTGCTGTTCGCCTTCCGCCAGTCGCGGCTGTTCAGGACGATACCAATCAAGATCCCGCAGCCGGACCGGTCGCTGGGTTTTCTGCGGCTGAAAGATGCGCCTGTCTTGCCAGCGTCGGAGAAACTTCAACGTTTCATAGGCGTGGCCTTTGACGATTTGCGCGCCATCATCCTGCGTCACGAGAATTCGGTGATTTGGGGCACGTAA
- a CDS encoding VOC family protein has protein sequence MAQISGYHHLTLSTHGVQEDFDFYTKMLGLYSVKRTVLFDGVLPVYHLYYGAKNGDASTIITTFPFKKPGIYGRRGSNQSKIVMQAIPVGASDFWVNRLNEMGVTATKTTRFGADRVVFEHPCGIPHELVENPNDNRTPIANEAQGVSAEHGIKGIYGGAVSVMDRSAMDDFLTIALPMEKIADNHEGLAFAVPTNDGAKSIVEVLHEPEVPQGTWTLSGGTIHHLALNTGDEENQMALRAHIEGLGFTDISEQKDRMYFKSCYVRSPGGALFELAWTVPEGWAKDEPADAIGQTLVFPPWFEDRRAEMEAGLEPAEF, from the coding sequence ATGGCACAGATCAGTGGTTATCATCACCTAACGCTTAGCACACACGGCGTGCAGGAAGATTTCGACTTCTACACCAAGATGCTCGGGCTTTATTCAGTCAAGCGCACAGTGCTTTTCGACGGCGTGCTACCTGTCTATCACTTGTACTACGGGGCCAAGAACGGCGACGCATCGACGATCATCACGACCTTTCCGTTCAAAAAGCCCGGTATTTATGGCCGCCGTGGCTCGAACCAGTCAAAAATCGTCATGCAGGCCATTCCTGTCGGCGCGAGCGATTTTTGGGTGAATCGCCTGAATGAAATGGGCGTTACTGCCACCAAAACAACGCGCTTTGGCGCTGACCGCGTGGTCTTCGAACATCCCTGCGGCATTCCGCATGAACTGGTCGAAAACCCAAACGACAACCGCACACCGATCGCCAATGAAGCACAGGGCGTGAGCGCCGAACATGGCATCAAGGGGATTTACGGGGGTGCGGTGTCCGTCATGGACCGGTCGGCCATGGACGATTTCCTGACGATTGCGCTGCCCATGGAAAAGATCGCCGACAACCATGAAGGTCTGGCTTTTGCAGTGCCCACGAATGACGGTGCCAAGTCCATCGTCGAGGTGTTGCATGAACCCGAAGTGCCCCAGGGCACATGGACGCTGTCGGGGGGCACGATTCACCACCTCGCGCTGAACACCGGTGACGAAGAAAACCAGATGGCGCTGCGCGCGCATATCGAAGGATTGGGGTTCACGGATATTTCCGAACAGAAAGACCGGATGTACTTCAAGTCCTGCTATGTGCGCAGCCCCGGCGGTGCCTTGTTTGAACTGGCATGGACCGTACCCGAAGGTTGGGCCAAGGACGAACCGGCCGATGCAATTGGGCAGACGCTGGTGTTCCCGCCCTGGTTCGAAGATCGCCGCGCCGAGATGGAAGCTGGTCTCGAACCAGCCGAATTCTGA
- a CDS encoding alpha/beta hydrolase, whose product MAETIFRGASSDDAEVICIVIHGRGQTQADMMASIVDRLSLPKVRFVLPKSDDVGWYAARAIDPLTDETSRELEAAIDAVSEVIAQARAETPDRPLLLCGFSQGACLAVELLMRQPEIADAACLLTACRVGAASDKLPQARLTDLPVYASCGDEDPWIPENAYHHMLGDLTRAGARIRSDLFPGRPHEVTDTEIAVISDMLANLAQKRPLLGAAV is encoded by the coding sequence ATGGCGGAAACCATTTTTCGTGGGGCCAGTTCCGACGATGCAGAGGTAATCTGCATCGTCATACATGGACGCGGGCAGACACAGGCAGACATGATGGCATCGATTGTCGATCGTCTGTCACTGCCGAAGGTGCGTTTTGTCCTGCCCAAATCCGATGACGTCGGTTGGTATGCCGCCCGCGCCATTGATCCACTGACGGATGAGACATCCCGGGAACTGGAGGCGGCGATCGATGCGGTCTCTGAAGTGATCGCGCAAGCGAGGGCCGAAACGCCGGACCGTCCGCTCCTGCTCTGCGGGTTTTCCCAAGGCGCCTGTCTGGCGGTCGAACTCTTGATGCGCCAGCCTGAAATCGCTGATGCGGCGTGTTTGCTGACCGCCTGCCGGGTTGGCGCTGCAAGCGATAAGCTGCCGCAGGCGCGACTGACCGATTTGCCGGTATACGCCAGTTGCGGTGATGAAGATCCGTGGATCCCGGAAAATGCCTATCATCATATGCTGGGCGATCTCACCCGCGCAGGCGCGCGGATCCGTTCCGATCTCTTCCCCGGCAGACCCCATGAGGTGACGGACACAGAGATTGCAGTCATTTCTGACATGCTGGCCAATCTTGCGCAGAAGCGCCCATTGCTGGGGGCGGCTGTATGA